In Bacteroidales bacterium, the genomic window TGAGAAAGCAGTTACTGAAATGGCCGGCACCATTCCTGTAGACCAGATCGCGAAATTTGCCCAGTAAATGTAAAATACATTTCTAACTCACAGAAGAAAGCCCGGATTGCATCGCAATTTGGGCTTTCTTTCTTATTTTCATAGCTTTGCAAATCACCAATAGATTTAATTAATTCAACTACTATGGAAAACCTGAATTTAAATGAAATCAATTTTGACATGTTTAGGATTTTGTTGGTCGAATACGGCGCCAGGGTGCTTGGGGCTATCCTGGTACTTATCGTTGGTTGGCGGATAATCGCAATGATCAGGCGGGCAATGACCAGGGTAATGGACAAACGGGAAATCGACCCCTCTCTCAAATCCTTTTTACGGGGTTTGTTTGTGAACCTGCTCAGGATCATGCTTATCATCAGCATACTTGGCATGGTAGGCATTGAGATGACTTCTTTCATTGCAGTAATCGGCGCCGCAGGTCTTGCCATTGGATTAGCTCTTTCTGGCACACTGCAAAACTTCGCCGGTGGAGTGATCATTCTTTTATTAAAGCCATTTAAAGTTGGAGATTTTGTGGAAGCACAGGGATATGCAGGTACAGTGAAAGAAATTCAGATTTTTAACACCATCCTGAAAACAATTGATAATAAAACAGTCATCATCCCTAATGGGGTACTTGCCACGGGATCAATGATCAATT contains:
- a CDS encoding mechanosensitive ion channel, producing MENLNLNEINFDMFRILLVEYGARVLGAILVLIVGWRIIAMIRRAMTRVMDKREIDPSLKSFLRGLFVNLLRIMLIISILGMVGIEMTSFIAVIGAAGLAIGLALSGTLQNFAGGVIILLLKPFKVGDFVEAQGYAGTVKEIQIFNTILKTIDNKTVIIPNGVLATGSMINFSTEPMRRVDWTFGIAYGDNASKARDLLLDLMKSDERIVAEPEPFVAISALADSSVNFTVRAWVKSADYWTVFFEMNQKVYEAFPQNGLNIPFPQMDVHLSQQK